Proteins encoded by one window of Pyxidicoccus trucidator:
- a CDS encoding serine/threonine protein kinase, whose product MAHDENAAIPENEEAVSFDVDEHTIAADVESLFTPSTGPGTGEVPSNPSYGDSVPEGQEHLPRPGTRIHHYELIRELGSGGMGTVFLARDTRLGRRVAIKFLHTTDPDVTRRFIREAQATALCSHENIVIIYEVGEFQGSPYMVLEFLQGQPLNKLVKGTQRLPPPRAVELMVPVVRALVCAHEQKIVHRDLKPDNVIVTDTGNIKVLDFGIAKVLQGAESSVDVDVDVAVEEPATPTSTDGGREKAELTRHGAIMGTMPYMSPEQWGIGVDIDHRTDIWAVGIMLFRMLAGKHPLDPLYGPQLMVTAQLDEPMPRLGDVAPDVPPDLAAVVDRCLYKLKDLRFPDAASLLRALEPFLPGRYTRELRIDESPYAGLSSFQEADADRFFGRSREIAALVNRIQDRPLLGIVGPSGTGKSSFVRAGLVPVLKRSGETWESLVIRPGRQPLAALASIVAPLVSSSTTLEGDIQEQRQLVERLAQEPGYVGTVLRSRARRSRRKLLLFVDQFEELYTLVPDAHERLAFTACLAGLADDATSPVRVVLSIRSDFLDRVSEDERFMAELSQGLFFLSPPNREGLRDALVQPAEMAGYRFETPQMVEHMLGHLDATQGALPLLQFAATLLWEQRDTASKVLTEQSYNSMGGIAGALATHADSVLGELSSTQQALVRAVFLRLVTPDRTRAIVSMGELRELAKDSGEIQRLIDHLVQARLLVVQTGGGATGATVELVHESLLHSWPTLRRWLDEGQEDSAFLEQLRNAARQWQSKGFDAGLLWRGEVVEEARRFQRRYRGELPKLQRDFLEHVLAQAQKSARRRRALVIGSTAFLGLLAIAAVIALVFIRNAQQEAERQAVIARGAESEARESETVARRRLAEVQAKELERQKAEEEAQAANAQVAVANDELQRKNDALLEALENANKAQLRARFAKRYAEKNATAARQAQDEAIRAAQQLQSLLRREQDRVQRLQSQLGSPVIDELK is encoded by the coding sequence TTGGCCCACGACGAAAATGCCGCCATTCCTGAAAACGAGGAAGCTGTGTCATTCGACGTGGACGAGCACACCATCGCCGCGGACGTGGAGTCCCTCTTCACGCCGAGCACCGGCCCCGGCACGGGAGAGGTTCCGTCCAACCCCTCGTATGGGGACTCGGTGCCGGAGGGCCAGGAGCACCTGCCCCGGCCCGGCACGCGCATCCACCACTACGAGCTCATCCGCGAGCTGGGCAGTGGCGGCATGGGCACCGTCTTCCTCGCGCGTGACACGCGGCTGGGCCGCCGCGTCGCCATCAAGTTCCTGCACACCACGGACCCCGACGTCACGCGGCGCTTCATCCGCGAGGCGCAAGCCACCGCGCTGTGCAGCCACGAGAACATCGTCATCATCTACGAGGTCGGCGAGTTCCAGGGCAGCCCGTACATGGTGTTGGAGTTCCTCCAGGGCCAGCCGCTCAACAAGCTCGTGAAGGGCACCCAGCGCCTGCCGCCCCCGCGCGCCGTGGAGCTGATGGTCCCCGTCGTCCGCGCCCTGGTGTGCGCCCACGAGCAGAAGATCGTCCACCGCGACCTCAAGCCCGACAACGTCATCGTCACCGACACGGGCAACATCAAGGTGTTGGACTTCGGCATCGCCAAGGTGCTCCAGGGCGCGGAGTCCTCGGTGGACGTCGACGTGGACGTGGCCGTGGAGGAGCCCGCCACGCCCACGAGCACCGATGGGGGCCGCGAGAAGGCCGAGCTCACGCGCCACGGCGCCATCATGGGAACCATGCCGTACATGTCCCCGGAGCAGTGGGGCATCGGCGTGGACATCGACCACCGCACGGACATCTGGGCGGTGGGCATCATGCTGTTCCGGATGCTGGCCGGGAAGCACCCGTTGGATCCGCTGTACGGCCCGCAGCTGATGGTGACGGCGCAGCTCGACGAGCCCATGCCGCGCCTGGGCGACGTGGCGCCGGACGTGCCGCCAGACCTGGCGGCCGTAGTGGACCGCTGCCTCTACAAGCTCAAGGACCTGCGCTTCCCGGACGCGGCCTCGCTGCTGCGCGCGCTCGAGCCCTTCCTGCCCGGGCGCTACACCCGCGAGCTGCGCATCGACGAGAGCCCGTACGCGGGCCTCAGCTCCTTCCAGGAGGCGGACGCGGACCGCTTCTTCGGACGCTCGCGCGAAATCGCCGCGCTGGTGAACCGCATCCAGGACCGGCCGCTGCTGGGCATCGTCGGTCCCTCCGGCACGGGCAAGTCGTCCTTCGTGCGCGCGGGCCTCGTGCCCGTGCTCAAGCGCTCCGGCGAGACGTGGGAGTCGCTCGTCATCCGCCCCGGCCGCCAGCCGCTGGCCGCGCTGGCCAGCATCGTCGCGCCGCTGGTGAGCAGCTCCACCACGCTGGAGGGCGACATCCAGGAGCAGCGGCAGCTCGTCGAGCGCCTCGCGCAGGAGCCCGGCTACGTGGGCACCGTGCTGCGCAGCCGCGCCCGCCGCTCGCGCCGCAAGCTGCTGCTCTTCGTGGACCAGTTCGAGGAGCTCTACACGCTGGTGCCCGACGCGCACGAGCGCCTGGCCTTCACCGCCTGTCTCGCCGGCCTCGCGGACGACGCGACGTCCCCGGTGCGGGTGGTGCTGTCCATCCGCTCGGACTTCCTGGACCGGGTATCCGAGGACGAGCGCTTCATGGCGGAGCTGAGCCAGGGCCTCTTCTTCCTCTCCCCGCCCAACCGCGAGGGCCTGCGCGACGCGCTGGTGCAGCCGGCGGAGATGGCCGGGTACCGCTTCGAGACGCCGCAGATGGTCGAGCACATGCTCGGGCACCTGGACGCGACGCAGGGCGCGCTGCCGCTGCTCCAGTTCGCGGCGACGCTGCTCTGGGAGCAGCGCGACACGGCGAGCAAGGTGCTCACCGAGCAGAGCTACAACTCCATGGGCGGCATCGCTGGCGCGCTCGCCACGCATGCCGACAGCGTCCTCGGGGAGCTGTCCAGCACGCAGCAGGCGCTGGTGCGCGCCGTGTTCCTGCGCCTGGTGACGCCGGACCGCACGCGCGCCATCGTCTCCATGGGCGAGCTGCGGGAGCTGGCGAAGGACTCGGGAGAAATCCAGCGCCTCATCGACCACCTCGTCCAGGCGCGCCTGCTGGTGGTGCAGACGGGAGGCGGCGCCACGGGCGCGACGGTGGAGCTGGTCCACGAGTCGCTGCTGCACAGCTGGCCCACGCTGCGCCGGTGGCTGGACGAGGGCCAGGAGGACTCGGCCTTCCTGGAGCAGCTGCGCAACGCGGCCCGGCAGTGGCAGTCGAAGGGCTTCGACGCCGGCCTGCTGTGGCGCGGCGAGGTGGTGGAGGAGGCGCGGCGCTTCCAGCGGCGCTACCGCGGCGAGCTGCCGAAGCTGCAGCGGGACTTCCTGGAGCACGTCCTCGCGCAGGCACAGAAGTCGGCGCGCCGCCGCCGGGCGCTGGTCATCGGCTCCACGGCATTCCTGGGCCTGCTGGCCATCGCCGCGGTGATTGCGCTGGTGTTCATCCGCAACGCGCAGCAGGAAGCCGAGCGCCAGGCTGTCATCGCCCGCGGCGCCGAGTCCGAGGCGCGCGAGTCGGAGACGGTGGCGCGGCGTCGGCTGGCGGAGGTGCAGGCCAAGGAGCTGGAGCGGCAGAAGGCCGAGGAGGAAGCCCAGGCCGCCAACGCCCAGGTCGCCGTCGCCAATGATGAGCTGCAACGCAAGAACGACGCGCTGCTGGAGGCGCTGGAGAACGCGAACAAGGCGCAGCTCCGCGCGCGCTTCGCGAAGCGGTACGCGGAGAAGAACGCGACGGCCGCGCGCCAGGCCCAGGACGAGGCCATCCGCGCCGCGCAGCAGCTCCAGTCCCTGCTGCGCCGCGAGCAGGACCGCGTCCAGCGCCTGCAGTCGCAGCTCGGCAGTCCCGTCATCGACGAGTTGAAGTGA
- a CDS encoding DUF4215 domain-containing protein, whose product MLRNAFSFLPRGWLVLLALALPLLACVQPESVTCPSGLVCPSGQQCAARQDMCIRTSCGDGIVQEGESCDDGNILQGDGCSTDCGSDETCGNGTVDVVTGEVCDDGNTVNEDGCSANCRSSELCANATVDTAVGEKCDDGNSRSGDGCSADCLSTEFCGNGYVDVTRGEKCDDGNNDSGDGCSGDCRSEESCGNGIVDVAVGEKCDDGNNDSGDGCSSDCRSNESCGNGIIDIAAGELCDDGNTADGDGCASDCRSGEGCGNGVRDLDEECDDGNTVDTDNCLRNCKLPRCGDGVTDRQSPGLEQCDTSGESPECNANCTVHACGDGFVNVSASEQCDNPGAEDSANCDSDCSIAFCGDRYRNPARGEQCDTGGNSNACDADCTLPLCGDGLLNTSANEACDSGGESSFCDSDCTPAFCGDGHPNPAAREECDDGNATEEDDCLAGCVRNTCGDNFVDLQEPGVEACDDGNRFSETECPYGTRTCTRCNAACSAALSLNGRYCGDGTRNDDSEVCDDGNTATESECTYGTRNCTTCDATCATSLRLTGRYCGDGARNDDSEVCDDGNTATESECAYGTATCTLCNSACTEPLTLTGRYCGDGARNDDREACDDGNKVTETECGYGTRNCSACDATCATTLTLSGRYCGDGRLEESRELCDDGNTDNETRCDYGVQTCTTCNSTCTDTLTLTGPYCGDGRKDPNEACDDGNTATETTCDYGTQSCIACNATCTGVLSLTGPVCGDQIQNGNEVCDDGNTTTEDSCPYGTAECTLCRSDCMKELELTGPICGDGFKSSTEVCDDGNTANETTCGYGTRSCVGCNSTCTAELSLSGPYCGDGARNDASEACDDGNGIEETECPYGQKTCTLCKADCSDTLSLTGPHCGDGVENGGETCDDGNADVCGACNATCTRIQIAPARGRIHTAGSADIRDGEIFIISDGMNSYAVFEFDRNGTSNPANVRIFVLNGTSEAQMAQNIMTAIQGAPNLDITATAAAGSRTVELVNDKNGSHGNQAIVEFVQNSRFQVESMSGGAGQDCPEGVRCTADRDCEHGLVCGADKKCAAPPVGGP is encoded by the coding sequence ATGCTCCGCAACGCCTTCTCCTTCCTCCCTCGCGGGTGGCTCGTCCTCCTCGCGCTGGCCCTGCCGCTCCTCGCCTGCGTGCAGCCCGAGAGCGTGACGTGCCCGTCCGGGCTCGTCTGTCCCTCCGGGCAGCAGTGCGCGGCCCGACAGGACATGTGCATCCGGACCTCCTGCGGCGACGGCATCGTCCAGGAGGGTGAGTCCTGCGACGACGGCAACATCCTCCAGGGCGACGGGTGCAGCACGGACTGCGGCTCCGACGAGACCTGCGGCAACGGCACCGTGGACGTCGTCACCGGCGAGGTCTGCGACGACGGCAACACCGTGAACGAGGACGGCTGCAGCGCGAACTGCCGCTCCAGCGAGCTGTGCGCCAACGCCACGGTGGACACCGCCGTGGGCGAGAAGTGCGACGACGGCAACTCGCGCTCGGGCGATGGTTGCAGCGCGGACTGCCTCTCCACCGAGTTCTGCGGCAACGGCTACGTGGACGTCACCCGTGGCGAGAAGTGCGACGACGGCAACAACGACAGCGGCGACGGGTGCAGCGGTGACTGCCGCTCCGAGGAGAGCTGCGGCAACGGCATCGTCGACGTCGCGGTAGGCGAGAAGTGCGACGACGGCAACAACGACAGCGGCGACGGGTGCAGCTCCGACTGCCGCTCCAACGAGTCCTGCGGCAACGGCATCATCGACATCGCCGCTGGTGAGCTGTGCGACGACGGCAACACCGCGGACGGCGACGGCTGCGCCTCCGACTGCCGCTCGGGCGAGGGCTGCGGCAACGGTGTGCGCGACCTCGACGAGGAGTGCGACGACGGCAACACCGTCGACACCGACAATTGCCTCCGCAACTGCAAGCTGCCCCGCTGCGGCGACGGCGTCACGGACCGGCAGTCCCCCGGGCTGGAGCAGTGCGACACGTCCGGCGAGTCACCGGAGTGCAATGCCAACTGCACGGTGCACGCCTGCGGCGACGGCTTCGTGAACGTCAGCGCCAGCGAGCAGTGCGACAACCCGGGCGCGGAGGACTCGGCCAACTGCGACAGCGACTGCTCCATCGCCTTCTGCGGAGACCGCTACCGCAACCCCGCGCGCGGCGAGCAGTGCGACACCGGCGGCAACTCCAACGCGTGCGACGCCGACTGCACCCTCCCCCTCTGTGGTGACGGCCTGCTCAACACGAGCGCCAACGAGGCGTGCGACTCCGGCGGCGAGTCCTCCTTCTGCGACTCCGACTGCACGCCCGCCTTCTGCGGCGACGGCCACCCCAACCCGGCCGCCCGCGAGGAGTGCGACGACGGCAACGCCACCGAGGAGGACGACTGCCTCGCGGGCTGCGTGCGCAACACCTGTGGCGACAACTTCGTCGACCTCCAGGAGCCTGGCGTCGAGGCCTGCGACGACGGCAACCGCTTCTCCGAGACGGAGTGCCCCTACGGCACGCGCACCTGCACGCGCTGCAACGCGGCGTGCTCCGCGGCCCTGAGCCTCAATGGCCGCTACTGCGGCGACGGCACCCGGAACGACGACAGCGAGGTCTGCGACGACGGCAACACCGCCACCGAGTCCGAGTGCACCTACGGCACCCGCAACTGCACGACCTGCGATGCGACTTGCGCGACGTCGCTCCGGCTCACCGGCCGCTACTGCGGCGACGGCGCCCGGAACGACGACAGCGAGGTCTGCGACGACGGCAACACCGCTACCGAGTCCGAGTGCGCCTACGGCACCGCGACCTGCACCCTGTGCAACAGCGCCTGCACCGAGCCCCTGACGCTCACCGGCCGCTACTGCGGCGACGGTGCCAGGAACGATGACCGCGAGGCCTGCGACGACGGCAACAAGGTGACGGAGACGGAGTGCGGCTATGGCACCCGCAACTGCTCGGCCTGTGATGCCACCTGCGCGACCACCCTCACCCTCTCCGGCCGCTACTGTGGCGACGGTCGCCTGGAGGAGTCGCGCGAGCTCTGCGACGACGGCAACACCGACAACGAGACGCGGTGCGACTACGGCGTCCAGACGTGCACGACGTGCAACTCCACCTGCACCGACACCCTGACGCTCACGGGCCCCTACTGCGGCGACGGCCGGAAGGACCCGAACGAGGCGTGCGACGACGGCAACACCGCCACCGAGACCACGTGTGACTACGGCACCCAGAGCTGCATCGCCTGCAACGCCACCTGCACCGGCGTGCTGAGCCTCACGGGGCCCGTGTGTGGCGATCAGATCCAGAACGGCAACGAGGTCTGCGACGACGGCAACACGACGACCGAGGATTCGTGCCCGTACGGAACGGCGGAGTGCACCCTGTGCCGGTCCGACTGCATGAAGGAGCTGGAGCTGACCGGCCCCATCTGTGGCGACGGCTTCAAGAGCAGCACCGAGGTCTGCGACGACGGCAACACCGCCAATGAGACCACGTGCGGCTACGGCACGCGCAGCTGCGTGGGCTGCAACTCCACCTGCACGGCGGAGCTGAGCCTCTCCGGCCCCTACTGCGGTGACGGCGCCCGGAACGACGCCAGCGAGGCCTGCGATGATGGCAACGGCATCGAGGAGACCGAGTGCCCCTACGGCCAGAAGACCTGCACCCTGTGCAAGGCGGACTGCTCGGACACCCTGAGCCTCACGGGGCCGCACTGCGGCGACGGCGTGGAGAACGGTGGAGAGACGTGCGACGACGGCAACGCCGACGTCTGTGGTGCCTGCAACGCCACGTGTACGCGCATCCAGATCGCCCCGGCCAGGGGCCGCATCCACACCGCGGGCAGCGCGGACATCCGGGATGGGGAGATCTTCATCATCTCCGACGGCATGAACTCCTACGCGGTGTTCGAGTTCGACCGGAACGGCACCTCCAACCCGGCCAACGTCCGCATCTTCGTCTTGAACGGGACCAGTGAGGCCCAGATGGCTCAGAACATCATGACGGCGATCCAGGGTGCGCCCAACCTCGACATCACGGCCACCGCGGCGGCGGGTTCGAGGACGGTGGAGCTCGTCAACGACAAGAACGGCTCGCACGGAAACCAGGCCATCGTCGAGTTCGTGCAGAACTCCCGGTTCCAGGTGGAGAGCATGTCCGGAGGCGCCGGACAGGACTGCCCGGAGGGCGTCCGCTGCACGGCGGACAGGGACTGCGAGCACGGGCTGGTCTGCGGGGCCGACAAGAAGTGCGCGGCGCCGCCAGTTGGAGGTCCGTGA
- a CDS encoding leucine-rich repeat domain-containing protein, whose protein sequence is MRFAGLLLLVAGCATVPSPVSPPAAPPAPVAVQPPRPLLKAYRLLPDGTTSEWGSLPAGDSGFQPPPAGDWYAEPLEPVKTVEGARALAAVLRDYRVPGLSFGDVGLPAPELLMPLLEGTAVVSLQLSGTGFGNEHLAALQGATWLEALHLDGTRVGDTGLVHLQGLHRLATLRLDETSVSDQGLASLAGLTTLRRLSLAGTAVSSKGLGLLAAQSELEWLDVSDTTTDDTLLAAVPGARLRTLILSGTRVTNAGLGALRGMPGLTWLGLARTEVSDVGLAHVAGLRGLEALHLGSTRVTDAGLVHLASLPALRALVLSKAHVRGPGLHHLAGLTQLEALHLDDTRVGDAALRHLRGLTRLRELELSRTAVTGAGLQELTGLGTLEVLGLAGLTLEDAALASLAPLTRLSRLDLASTSIGLAGLQHLGPRPALRHLDLSRTGFNDEWAPHLGHFPRLQSLRVERTLLTDVGLGQLAMLQELEALHVSGTLITGSGLVRLQQLPRLATLDLGATSLDAAGVKALQEFRGLGWLSLAGVPIGDEALAFLPRALRTLYLTRTRITDAGLPALHRLPLLRELDLRRTAVSPAARAALETERGIRLVSSP, encoded by the coding sequence TTGCGATTCGCGGGATTGCTGCTCCTCGTGGCGGGCTGCGCCACCGTCCCTTCCCCGGTGTCCCCGCCAGCCGCGCCTCCCGCGCCCGTGGCCGTGCAGCCGCCGCGTCCCCTCCTCAAGGCGTACCGCCTCCTGCCGGATGGGACGACCTCGGAGTGGGGCTCACTGCCGGCGGGTGACTCCGGCTTCCAGCCGCCTCCCGCGGGTGACTGGTACGCCGAGCCGCTGGAGCCCGTGAAGACGGTGGAGGGCGCCCGCGCGCTGGCCGCCGTGCTGCGGGACTACCGCGTCCCGGGGCTCTCCTTCGGGGACGTGGGCCTCCCCGCGCCGGAGCTGCTGATGCCGCTGCTCGAAGGCACGGCCGTCGTGTCACTCCAGCTCTCGGGCACCGGCTTCGGGAATGAGCACCTCGCCGCGCTTCAAGGCGCGACCTGGCTGGAGGCCCTGCACCTGGACGGCACGCGAGTGGGCGACACCGGCCTCGTCCACCTCCAGGGCCTGCACAGGCTGGCCACGCTGCGGCTGGATGAGACGTCCGTGTCCGACCAGGGACTGGCCTCGCTCGCGGGGCTCACCACCTTGCGCCGCCTGTCGCTGGCGGGCACGGCGGTGAGCTCGAAGGGGCTCGGCCTGCTCGCGGCGCAGTCGGAGCTGGAGTGGCTGGACGTCTCGGACACGACGACGGACGACACGCTGCTCGCGGCCGTTCCGGGGGCCCGCCTGCGCACGCTCATCCTGAGCGGCACGCGGGTGACGAACGCGGGACTTGGCGCGCTCCGGGGGATGCCTGGGCTGACGTGGCTGGGCCTCGCGCGCACGGAGGTCTCCGACGTGGGCCTCGCGCACGTGGCAGGGCTGCGCGGACTGGAGGCCCTCCACCTGGGCAGCACCCGGGTGACGGACGCGGGGCTCGTGCACCTCGCGAGCCTGCCGGCGCTGCGGGCCCTGGTGCTCAGCAAGGCCCACGTCCGGGGCCCCGGGCTCCATCACCTCGCCGGCCTCACGCAACTGGAGGCCCTCCATCTGGACGACACCCGCGTCGGCGATGCGGCGCTGCGTCACCTGCGGGGCCTCACCCGACTGCGGGAGCTGGAGCTGTCCCGCACGGCTGTCACGGGTGCCGGTCTCCAGGAGCTGACGGGCCTGGGCACACTCGAGGTCCTCGGGCTCGCGGGCCTCACGCTGGAGGACGCGGCGCTCGCGTCACTGGCGCCCCTGACGCGGCTGTCCCGGCTCGACCTGGCCTCCACATCCATCGGCCTCGCGGGGCTGCAGCACCTGGGCCCGCGCCCCGCCCTGCGGCACCTGGACCTGAGCCGCACGGGCTTCAACGATGAGTGGGCGCCTCACCTGGGGCACTTTCCGCGGCTCCAGTCGCTGCGCGTCGAGCGCACGCTCCTCACGGACGTGGGGCTGGGCCAGCTCGCCATGTTGCAAGAGCTGGAGGCCCTCCACGTGTCGGGGACCCTCATCACCGGCTCGGGCCTGGTCCGGCTCCAGCAGCTCCCGCGCCTCGCCACGCTCGACCTGGGGGCGACGTCGCTGGATGCGGCAGGCGTGAAGGCGCTTCAGGAGTTCCGCGGGCTCGGCTGGCTGAGCCTCGCGGGCGTGCCCATCGGCGACGAGGCTCTCGCCTTCCTGCCGCGCGCGCTGCGCACGCTGTACCTGACGCGGACGAGAATCACGGACGCGGGCCTGCCGGCGCTGCACCGGCTGCCGCTGTTGCGGGAGCTGGACCTGCGCCGGACGGCTGTGTCCCCGGCCGCGCGGGCCGCCCTGGAGACGGAGCGGGGCATCCGCCTCGTGTCCTCTCCGTAG
- a CDS encoding NlpC/P60 family protein: MGGIVHVAIVPGDEFSYYLNGTLVAGIPAHGIPYYMQNCKVATSPSEKVRLALSYGLAALDSVYTGACGGQYRFGAAPSTGIWHYGSSCGSGQGNYYQPAGVRGVDCSGLVYKMFQYAGVPFGWTSSTAMKNGIPQISKAYIQVGDLLVKHGHVAVYLGDGDGDGIPSVLEATPEWTNPDGSKTGVIISNATGYLQDSAYTAHRVPGI, encoded by the coding sequence GTGGGTGGGATCGTCCACGTGGCAATCGTGCCTGGCGATGAGTTCAGTTACTATCTCAATGGAACGCTCGTGGCAGGCATCCCGGCGCATGGCATTCCTTATTACATGCAGAATTGCAAGGTGGCGACTTCACCTTCCGAAAAAGTCCGCCTGGCTCTTTCCTATGGCCTCGCGGCACTCGACTCCGTCTACACGGGCGCTTGTGGTGGACAGTACCGATTCGGCGCTGCTCCCAGCACTGGGATATGGCATTACGGTTCAAGCTGCGGCAGTGGTCAAGGCAACTACTATCAGCCTGCTGGCGTCAGGGGGGTCGACTGCTCGGGGCTGGTGTATAAGATGTTCCAGTATGCAGGCGTGCCTTTCGGCTGGACATCCTCCACTGCGATGAAGAATGGCATTCCGCAGATTTCAAAGGCCTATATCCAGGTTGGCGATCTTCTGGTGAAGCATGGGCATGTCGCTGTCTACCTGGGTGACGGTGACGGAGATGGTATTCCGTCGGTCCTGGAGGCGACACCGGAATGGACAAACCCCGATGGCAGCAAGACAGGCGTTATCATCTCCAATGCAACCGGGTACCTTCAGGATTCTGCGTATACTGCTCACCGAGTACCAGGAATCTGA